The DNA segment TCTCTATGCAATATGCAAATCTTCCTCTGTCCTTCTTGTTCTATTATCCCTTTGTTTTGAAGATCTGTAAGTCTTCTACTCAGTGTTTCTCTACTGACTCCTATATAAGATGCTAAGTCCCTTTTAGTTATTTTTAAGTTTATTTTATTGTTACCTTCTGATAACTCTAATAAAATATTGGCTACCCTTTGTTCTACATCTTGTAGTCCTAGAGATTCTATTAAATTTTCTGCATCATTAAGTCTTGTACTTATCTCTTCTAGTATTTTTATAGCTATATCAGGATGTTTTTTTATTATTTGATTTAATTTATTCCCTTCTATAATACATACACTGGTCTTTTCTAATGTTTCTGCATTACTTTCTAAGGGAGAAGGAACGAATAAAGAAAGTTCTCCCATAAAATCTCCTGGTTCTAAAACTCTAATTATCTGTTCCTTACCTGATTCAGATATTCTAGTAATCTTTACTTTACCACTATTTACAACATAGAGTCTTTGAGACTCTTCACCTGCTAAATATATGGTTTCATATTTTTGATATTCCCTATGACTGGTTATCATAGCTATTTCAGACATCTCATCATAGGTTAGATTATTGAATATAGGTACTTTATCTATACAATTACTTTCTTCCTGATGAATCTTTTCCATTTAATCTCCCCTTTATTTTTCTCTATATTTTAATAGTCTAATTGCATTTATTATTACTAGTAATACACTTAACTCATGAACTAACATTCCAAAAGATAGGAATACTGTCCCTACTAATACTCCTATTAATAATAATGTTACTACTGCTATTGAAAAATAGATATTTTGTTTTATATTCTTTACAGTTGATTTACTTAGTCCTAAAGCATAGGATAATTTGTCTAACTTATCTGCCATTAAAACTACATCTGCTGTCTCCATAGCAACATCTTTTCCTACTCCTCCTACAGCTATTCCTAAATCTGCTGATGCCAATGCTGGAGCATCATTTACTCCATCTCCTACCATTACTGTAATTCCAGATTCTACTTGTAAGTCTTTTAATATTTTTACTTTATCCTCTGGAAGTAATTCAGCATAATAGCCATCTAAACCTAATTTATTTGCTACCCAATTGGCTACTCTTTCATTATCACCTGTTAGCATAATTAAATTTTTAATACCTTGTTTCTTAAGTTTATCTATTAGATCCTTAGCCCCTTCTTTTATAGTATCAGCTATGGATATAACTCCTAGTATATTTTCCTTATCTCCTATTATTACTGCAGTTTGTCCCTTTTCTTCCTCTTCTATAATATAATTTTCTATATCTTCTGATATATTTATTCCATTTAGTTCTATTAATTTTCTATTTCCAATCAGTACCTCTTTACCCTCTATTTTAGCCTTTAATCCATGACCAGTTATTATATCAGTATCTTCAGGAGCCGTAAGATTTCCACCTATTATTTCATCATATTTTTGTATTATTGACTTTCCAAGAGGATGTTCTGAATATATTTCCCCTTTTGCTGCTAATTTTAGTAATTCTTTTTCACTAATTCCAAAGGATTTAATCTTTATCACCTTAGGCTTTCCCTCTGTCAGAGTTCCAGTTTTATCAAAGGCTATAACCTTTGTCTTCCCTAGTTTCTCTATTATTTCTCCACCTTTTATTAATATTCCATTCTTAGCTCCATTACCTATTCCTGCTACTATTGATATTGGTGTGGATATTACTAGGGCTCCTGGACAAGCTATTACTAGAAGCGTTAGTGATAATCTTATATCCTTTGTTATTATATAAACTATTATTGCTAATATCATTATAGCTGGTGTATAGTATCTAGAAAATACCTCTAGAAACTTCTGTGTTTTTGCTTTTTTATCTTGTGCTTCCTCTACCATTTCTAAAATTCTTGCAAAAGTTGTATCATCACCAACTTTTTGTGCTTCTATCTTTAAGTATCCTGATTCTATAATTGTTCCTGAATATGCCTCATCTTCCTTTTTCTTATTTACAGGCATTGATTCTCCTGTTATAGAAGCTTGATTTACATGAGAGTTTCCCTCTATAACTACTCCATCTACTGGAATCTTTTCTCCAGAACGAACTATTACTATATCTTTTTCCATAACTTCATTAGGATCTATCTCTATTTCTTCTCCATTTCTTATAACTTTAGCCACATTTGGTGCTAAATCAAGCAATGACTTAATTGCTGATCTAGTTTTATCTAATGTTTTTGATTCTAAATAATTTCCTAACATAAATAAGAATGTAACCGCTCCAGCCTCCCAGTATTCCCCTATTATTAATGCTCCAATAACTGCAAGAGTTACTAGAGCATCAATTCCCAAAATCTTGTATTTCAATGCTCTTATGGCATTTAATGCTATAGGGTATCCTGAGAGAAAGGCAGCAAAAATCATTAGAATATCTGGTAATAATGATGAGTTTACTATTCTATCTAAAATCAATGATAATACTATAGCTATCCCAGATATTAAAACCCTTTGGCTCTTTGTAATTTTCATAACTTAGCCTTCCTTTCTCTCTAATATTCTATTATTTAATTCCTAATACATCGAATCCTAAATCTTTAATTACTTTCTTTATTTCATTTTCATCAGTTGAATTTTCATCAAATGCTACTTTTACTTTACTTGCATTAAACAACACTTCCACATTTTCCACTCCAAATGTACTTTTAACTCCTTTTTCTATTTTTATTACACAACTTGGACATGTTAATGTCTCTAATTTAAATGTTTTGTTTGTCATAATTATTACCTCCTAATATTTTTATTTTCTTTATTGTAACTACATTATAAGATGAATAGAAAAATATAACCTTGACTCTGGTCAATTTTTATAAAATAAAAACCCATTAGCTATAATTGCTATTATGGGCCTTTTGTTACAAATTTTAAAAGGACTCATTATGAGTCCTTTTAAAGCTAGTTTATCTATAATTTACATAAGTAAGATAGGCCTTAGCAATACCAATATAATATTGTGATTCTCTAATTATATGACTAACTACTACACTTACTACCACATTATCATTAATTTCACGACTTTCCTTCATCATATTACTTAAAAGAGCTACAAAATTTTCACTTTGACATAGAGTAAATTCAATTAAATCTATGATTTGATCCTCTAATTCAGGAGTTATTATATAATTTATTCTAGCTAATCTTTCAATGTATTGGGCAATAGTAGCTTCTATTGAACTTAGAGATTCATATTCTGCCTTTAACTTCTCTTGAAATTCCTCTTCTAAATTACTAGCTAATTCCCTTATAACTACTGTATGTTCAGCTTCTTGTCTCTTCCAGAACTCAGCTTCTTCTAAAATTCTTACGTGATTCTTATCTCCATAACAAAATTGCATCTATTTCTTCCTCCTTTTCATAATCATATTTAGTCAATATCATTATATGTGGAAGTTGAAATTGTGTACTTGTTATAAAGTGGAACCTAATATAGATTGTATTAATACTTTTTACCTATATACTTCTTGTTTTATCAGCTAAAATTATTGTCTTGGCCAGTTTAACTCCAGCCTTTTTTGATCTTTCCTTTAGTTCATACTCTGCTTGTGCCTCTCCACGTTCATATAAATAAAGTGCTTTGATACTTTCAACTGTTCTCCATCCCACGGATTGAAGAGTTAAATTAATTGCATCTGAAGTGAAACCCATATTTTCTATTGTTTCTTGCTCACAAATAGATACTGTCACTGCATATTTGCTACCATTTACTTCATTTAGACTTAGCCATACTGAACGATCTGTTTCGTCAAAAACCTCATATGCATATAATCTATCTAGAAATTTTTTAGTTAACCATGTAACATTATAAAAATATGTTGGAGATCCAAGTACAATACCATCTGATTCTTCTAATTTAACATATACATCTTCTAAATCATCTTTAAGTACACATTTACAAGTTTTTCTACATCCTTCACAAGCAATACATCCCTTAAAATCTAAATCTGATAAATATATTTTTTCAACTTCAAATCCTTTTTCTTTTACTCCTTGTAAAACGGAATCAACTAATATATCAGTATTTCCGTTTTTTCTAGGACTTCCTATTATACCTAAAACTTTCATTATGCACCTCCTTTCTTAAAACAACTATATATATAGTCATCTATTATTGTAACTACCTAGAAACTTAAAACCTTATCTACTACTTCCATAATTAACTTTGGAGTATTATTTACTACATCTGTCATATATACTCTTTCAGTCATTTTGTGTAAATCTTTTCCCCAGGGGCCTATATTTATTACTGGTATTCGTAATTGTTTCAAGTTTTCAAAATCTATTTCATATATATCATTCCATATAGGAGTATTTTCTTCTATATAAGTAACTACTTCTTCACCTTTAATAAGTGATGTATAACTTAAGTCTGATATTCCCATAAAGTATCTTTTAAGGTCATAGCTTTCTCCAAATTCTTTTGCTTTTTTATTTACTATTTCTTTTATATTTGAAATCTTTTTATTTACATCTAAATTTTCATTAGAAACTGGAGGATAATATGGTGGAGATATTCCTATTACTACAATAGGATCATTACTTTTTGTATATTCTAATACCTTTTTAATTAATATAAAGTTTGAATTTGGAATATTTATTTTTCCTTCATTAATATCCTCTTTTATTTTTTTTATTAATTCTTTATACTCTTTTTCAAATTCTTCTTTTCCATTTACTTTTGCTTCTTTATATATTTCATTAAAAAATTTAACTTTTGGAGTCCATGAAAGCATTTTATTATCTTTACTATAAATTTTATAATTATTATTTAAATTCTCTATTGATTCTTTAAAAGCTATTTCACATATGTGTTTTATTTTGTTTAATATTTCTTTTGGTGTTTGTTTAAGGGGTAAGATACTAAAATATCCTCCTGCTGCTTCTGGAACTGAGACATCATAATTTTCTTTAAAATCTCTTAAATATATCCAAGTTGGTGGAGGAGATACTTCCCCTAAATCAGTATCGGAAAAATTCATATTAGTTTCAATATTTATAGCAATCTTTGATAGTATAAGTAGAGGATTAAATCCTGAAAATATTTCTCCTATATGTGATTTGAAACCTTTTACATATACTATAGGCATAATTTTTCCTACAGAACCATCATATATTGTACCTATTTCTTTTTCTTTTCTTGTATGTGGTTCAGAGTTAATTAATAGTTCATATTTTAAGTTGAATTTATCTTTTAATTTATTTAATAATCCAATAGATTTTCTCATACCTATTGATAAATTTTCCTCATCTGGAACAGATAATAATAAGACATTTCCATTGAAATTTATTTTTTCACTATAATGCTTTAGTATTTCTAATTGAATGGCAGCACCAGCTTTCATATCAGCTGTACCTCTTCCAAAATACCATTTGCTAGAATTTAAATCTTCTTTTATCTCTTGTGAAAATTCTAATGCGTTATATTGTTTCTTTAATTCTTTTGGTGAATAAGCATATTTTTTAAATTTTCCATAGTCAAGACTATCAACTACATCATGATGATGTAGTAAAACTATAGTTTCTTCACCATTTCCTTTTACTAAAGCCCATATTACTTTTCTTTGAAATTCATCATTTACATCAAGTTTTCCATAGTGATTTTTATTATTCTTAAAATACTCAAATGTAGAAATATATTTATAAATATACTTTTCAATATCTTTTTCTAGTTTTGTTCCAGTATCACTTTTTATATTAACAATGTCTAATAATATTTCTTCTATTTTTTTATAATCCATTTTTATCTCTCCTAAGTTTAAATAATAGACATTTAATATTGATACCCATATTTTATTTCATATTATAATTTATCACAACACAAGTTAATTATTTTATTTTTATAAATTACATCATATATTGAATTAAATTTGACTATAATAGTTACGTAGGAGGCTTGATCATAAATGAATAAAATCTTTAAAAATATTAATTTATTATTTTACTTCTTTGTTTCTCTATTATTTATGGAAATACTATTTAGGATTGCAACTATAGGTGAAATAAAATATCAAGGTCTTATGATATCTGCTATATTTATGCTTGCTTTATCAATAATATTTTTTTTATTATCTAATTTTTTAAAAGGATGGTGTCAAAGTACTTTTGCTTCATTTTTACTTATATCAATTGGTGTTATTTATTCTTCTCAAATTGTATACTATAAATTTTTCAGAACTTTTTATAGTGTATTTTCTGCTGGAAATACATCTCAAGTTTTAGAATTTTCTAAGGATATTTTAAATGTAACTCAAAAAAATATTAAATGGATTTTGTTGCTACTACTACCATCGTTAATTGTTCTAATATTTGGTAAGAAAAGAATAATATCATATAGAGTAAAATGGTTTTATAAACTTGCATTAATTGGTTGTATTATTACTACTCATGTAATTGGACTTATAACTATATTTTCAAGTGAGAGAGAACAATATTCTCCCTATGATTTATATTTTAATAATAATTCTATAAACTTATCAGTCAATAAACTAGGTCTAATAACTACTATGAGATTAGATTTACAAAGACTATTAACTGGATGGTCTCCAAAACTAAGGAAACCAAATATAGATATTGTTGCTTATTCTAATAAGGATTTTAAAGAAGAAAAGATAGAATATAATACAATGAATATAGATTTTGATGATATGATAGATACAGAAAAAAATTCTACAATAAAAGAAATGCATAATTATTTTAACACAATAAAACCTACATCAAAAAATGAATATACAGGAAAATATGAAGGATATAATTTAATATTTATTACGGCTGAAAGTTTTGCTCCTTATGCTGTTCACAAAGATTTAACTCCTACTTTATATAAAATGATAAATGAAGGATATAATTTCACAAATTTTTATAATCCTATATGGAATGTAAGCACTACTGATGGTGAATATGTAGCTTGTACAAGTTTGATTCCTAAAAGTGGAGTTTGGAGTTTTGATAAATCATCTAATAATTATCTTCCATTTGTAATGGGAAATCAATTTAAAAAATTAGGATATAAAACATTAGCATACCATAATCATAGCTATAAATATTATAATAGACATTTATCTCATCCAAATATGGGCTATGACTATAAGGGATTAGGTAATGGTTTGAATGTAAAGAAAACTTGGCCAGAATCTGATTTAGAAATGATAGAAAAAACTATCCCAGAATATATAGATAATGAACCTTTTCACACTTACTATATGACAGTAAGTGGACATATGCAATATAATTTCTTTGGCAATCAGATTGCTCATAAAAACAAAACTTTAGTTGATCATCTTAATTATTCTACAGAGGCTAAAGCATATATAGCTACTCAAATAGAATTAGATAGAGCATTGAAATATTTATTAGATAAATTAGAAGAAAAAAATATTGCTGATAAAACACTAATAGTGTTAAGTGCAGATCACTATCCATATGGACTTAAAGACAAAACTATAAATGAGTTATCTGGACATAAAGTTGAAAAGAACTTTGAGATTTATAAAAGTCCTCTTATAATTTATACTGCTGATATGACTCCAATTACTATTGATAAACCTTGTTCTAGTTTAGATATAATTCCTACTATTTCTAATTTATTAGGACTAGAATATGACTCAAGACTCTTAATGGGAAAAGATATATTTTCTGATTCTGATCCTTTAGTCATATTTCTAAATAGAAGCTATATAACTGATAAAGGAAGATATAATGCAGTTACTAAAAAATTCATTCCAAATAAAGGAGAAGTTATAGAAAAGGAATATACTGATATGATTTCATATATAATAGATACTAAATTTTATTATTCTGCTAAAATACTTGAAACAGACTATTATAATAAAATACTAAATGAATATAAGAAAAAATCTAAATAAAATAAAGATAGATATATCTATCTTTATTTTATTTGGATGCATCTATTATTTGTTTTATAATTTGTTCTTCATTATTTTCATGTTTTACTATACCATAGCTTTCTTTGAATTTCCCATGTTTGTCCTCGAATTTTTTTATAGATTTTTCTACATTACTTCCATCACATGTTATTACTAGCTTTACTTTATTAAAGGGTACTTCTTTTAAGAATCTTCTAATTGCTGGTGCTGGTCCTCCTGCCCATAATGGAGATACTACTATATAATCTTTAGTTCTATCTATTTCGCCATCAACTTTAATACTAACTTGTTTATCTGTTGAAGCATAAAATCCACCTTTAATAAAACCTAATATTCCATTCCAATTTTTATCATCAGTAATTTCTATGACTTCATTATCAATTCCATTAGCTATTGTTTCTGCTACCATTTTACTTACTCCTGTTCTTGAAAAATACACTATATTATACTTCATAATCTCATCTCCTCTTAATCCTTTTACGACCTTTATATATACTTATAACTAAGTATAGTCATATTTTGTTAAGTATACAACAAGATTAAAAATTTTTTTTAAAACAACTATTTATATGATCATCTATTATTCCTATTGCTTGAAGATAAGAGTAAATAGTAATAGAGCCTACAAATTTGAATCCTCTCTTTTTTAAATCATTACTTATTAAATCTGATAAAGATGACTTTGATGGTACTTCATTTATATTTTTATAATTATTAACTATCACTTTATTATTAGTGAAACTCCATATATAGTTATTAAAACTATTAAATTCATTTTGTATTTCTATAAATTTATTAGCATTATTTATCAATGCCTTAATCTTTCTTTTATGTCTTATAATCCCTTTATCATTTAATAATTCTTCTATTTTTTCTTCATCATAATTAGCTATTTTTTTATAATTAAAATTATAAAATGCTTTTCTAAAATTTTCTCTTTTCCGTAATATTGTAATAAAACTTAATCCTGCTTGCATTAATTCTAATAATAAAAACTCAAAATGAACTTTATCTTCATAGACTGGAACTCCCCATTCTTTATCATGATAATCCATATAAAGCTTACTACCTTCTGCCCAATCACATCTTTTCATTTAAATTTCTCCTCTCTATATATTAAACTAATTTCTCCAAACTTTTTTACTTCTTTATTTAATGTTCAATTTTCTTTATTTTATCATATAGTAATTAATATAATGTTACATTGAAATAATAGAAATATATGATAAAATGTTTCTAGACTCGAAATATTTTATCACAATATGACAATAAAAAGGGTGTAATTCATGGTAAACTTATCAAATGATTTAACTCCAAAGAAGATGCGAAAAAATATATTAAATTTAGCATGGCCAGCAGCACTTAGAATGTTTTTACAAAGTATTGTTGGTATAGTAGATATTATTATGGTAGGTAGTATAGGAGCTCACGCATTAGCTACTGTAGATATTAGTAATAGATTTGTTTTTATAACTGTAGGAGTATTGTCTTCCTTAACTATTGGTGCAACTGCTTTAGTTGCTAGATTTAAAGGTGCTAAAGATGAAGAACAGGTAGAAAAAATAATCATTCAGTCTTTATTAACTGGGGCTATACTTTCAATATTAATTGCTATTTTAGGATTTATTTTTGCTAAACCTATATTAAATTTAATGATGATATTAATGGATGAAGTTGATCCTTACATTCTAAATAATGGTAATATATATCTAAAAATAGTTTTTACTTCTATGCTTTTTGCTCTCCCAACTTTAATGTTTAATTCAATATTACAAGGTCTCGGAGATATGAGAACTCCTTTATATATAATGGTCACTACAAATATTATTAATGTTGTTGGTAATTATATCTTTATTTTTGGTATAGGTCCTATTCCAGAAATGGGAGTAGCTGGTGCAGCTATTGGTACTGGTTTAGGTAGATTAGTAGGCTTTTTATTGGCTGGATATGTTCTTCTAAGTAAAAAGACATTAATTAAAATTAATTTTAATAGTAGAAAATGGAAAATTGACTGGAAGATTTTAAAGGAAATACTGCACATAGGACTTCCCGCTTCAATAGAGGAATTAGTTAGAAGAGGCAGTCAAATAATTTATACTATTTTAGTCGCTGGTCTTGGTACTATAACTATAGCTGCAAATGCTGTAGTTATGAATATAAACTCTTTGCCTATAATGCTTGGATTTGGTTTTGGTTTAGCTTCTACTACTTTAGTAGGTCAAAGTTTAGGTGCTAATAAAAAGAAACTTGCTGAAGCCTATGGAAAACAGACTACTATTGTTGCTTTATTTTTAATGATATTAATATCTATTCCTATGTTTATCTGGGTAGAATTTATAATTAGATTATATACAAATAATGTAGAAGTTATTTCTATGGCTAAGCCTGTTGTCCGATTAATTATAGTAGCTCAACCTCTCTATGGAATATTCTTAGTTCTTGCAGGAGCTTTAAGGGGTGCAGGAGATACTAGATATACAATGATTACCACTATAATTGGTAATTTAGGTGGGAGGATTTTATCTAGTTTATTTTTTGGATACGTTTTAAATCTAGGGCTTATGGGATTTTGGTTAGGAATGGTATTAGATATTGGTTCAAGAACTGTATTAATATTCTTTAGATTTCTATCAAAAAAATGGCAAAAAATTTATAAAAAAAGAGAAAATACTAAAGCTATGGTTACTAAATAAAAGTTATTAAAATAAACTTTGCATGAAAGCAAAGTTTATTTTTTATTCTTCTATTTGATTATTTATAACTTGATCTTATATTTTAGAAAATTCTATATGAAGCTCTTTGTCCATATTTTTATTGATATAATTAAAATACTCATCTAAAGCTTTTAATAATATATATATTTTTTCTTCTTTAGCATTCTCACCCATATGACCTACTCTAAATAATTTACCACTAAACTTCCCTATGCTTCCTCCAATTAAGATATCTTTCTCATCTTTAAGATATTTAAACATATGATCAAAATCTATACCTTTAGGTAATTCTATTGCAGTTAATGTATTTGAATAATGATCATTAGAATAAATTCTAAATCCACATTTAGTAAATGTATCTCTTATTTTACTAGCTAACTCCTTATGTATTCTTGTAAAGTCTCCTATATTAATCAATCTATCTAGTGCCACATTGATTGAATTTATAAGAGCATCGGAATGTGTATATGGAAATTTCTTATTATCTACTACATTAATCCAATTTTTTAAATTTACATAATAACCCTTTATATTGCTTTTTCTATTATTTAATATATCTAAAGCTTTACTGCTTAAAAATATAATTGTTCCTCCAGATGTAACTGATAAACATTTTTGTGTTCCTGCAAGTAAAACATCTATATTCCATTTATCCATTAATATTTCTTCTCCACCATAGGAAGATACTGCATCAACTATAGATAATATACCTTTTTCTTTTAATAAAGGACATATTTCATCTATAGGATTAGTAACTCCTGTAGGCGTTTCACAGTGTACTAAAGTAGCTATTTTAAATGGACCATTTTTATCTATAAATTTTTCTAACTCCTCAATATCTATCCCTTTTCTATAGTCTCCTTTAAAATATACTTTTTCTCCTCCATACATATCTACAAAGTCTCCAAACCCTTTACCAAATATTCCATTATAAATACACAGCACTCTGTCTCCTTCTTCTATAAAAGATGCACAGGCACTTTCTAAACCAAGTATTGCTTCTCCTAGCATAATAACTGGTATAGATTCTTTAGAATTAATTATCCTTTTAGCTTTATCACAGGTGTCTTCATAAAGTTCAAAAAAATTTTCATCCATATCTGTATTAGTATTTTTAATTGCAAGTGCATTTCTTACTTCTTCACTACATTGAGTAGGTCCTGGTGTCATTATTAATTTATCCATCTTAATACCTCCTAACATAAATTTACCTAAAATATTAAATATAGCTATACCACTATTAATTGATATAAATACACTTATAGCCTCTATCTGAATAATTCATCTCCACTTAAATTATATGAATATTGATAGAAAACCGCAATACCATTTAAACTTATGAGAAAAAATGTATCGATTCACTTATGAAAAATAAAAAACTCATTAACATTTTAAATGTCAATGAGTAAATAAATTATATTATATTATCAAATATTACAATTAATAATGGTATTAAAAGTGCAGTTATAAGTCCCGAAATCCCCATTGCGAGTCCACTCATTGCACCTTCTGTTTCTCCCATTTCCATTGCCTTTGCAGTTCCTACAGCATGAGAAGATGTCCCTATCGCAATTCCTCTTG comes from the Senegalia massiliensis genome and includes:
- a CDS encoding Crp/Fnr family transcriptional regulator; translated protein: MEKIHQEESNCIDKVPIFNNLTYDEMSEIAMITSHREYQKYETIYLAGEESQRLYVVNSGKVKITRISESGKEQIIRVLEPGDFMGELSLFVPSPLESNAETLEKTSVCIIEGNKLNQIIKKHPDIAIKILEEISTRLNDAENLIESLGLQDVEQRVANILLELSEGNNKINLKITKRDLASYIGVSRETLSRRLTDLQNKGIIEQEGQRKICILHREKLEDIAKLKS
- a CDS encoding DNA-3-methyladenine glycosylase I, whose protein sequence is MKRCDWAEGSKLYMDYHDKEWGVPVYEDKVHFEFLLLELMQAGLSFITILRKRENFRKAFYNFNYKKIANYDEEKIEELLNDKGIIRHKRKIKALINNANKFIEIQNEFNSFNNYIWSFTNNKVIVNNYKNINEVPSKSSLSDLISNDLKKRGFKFVGSITIYSYLQAIGIIDDHINSCFKKNF
- a CDS encoding DUF2935 domain-containing protein, with the translated sequence MQFCYGDKNHVRILEEAEFWKRQEAEHTVVIRELASNLEEEFQEKLKAEYESLSSIEATIAQYIERLARINYIITPELEDQIIDLIEFTLCQSENFVALLSNMMKESREINDNVVVSVVVSHIIRESQYYIGIAKAYLTYVNYR
- a CDS encoding flavodoxin family protein; this encodes MKYNIVYFSRTGVSKMVAETIANGIDNEVIEITDDKNWNGILGFIKGGFYASTDKQVSIKVDGEIDRTKDYIVVSPLWAGGPAPAIRRFLKEVPFNKVKLVITCDGSNVEKSIKKFEDKHGKFKESYGIVKHENNEEQIIKQIIDASK
- a CDS encoding heavy-metal-associated domain-containing protein; the protein is MTNKTFKLETLTCPSCVIKIEKGVKSTFGVENVEVLFNASKVKVAFDENSTDENEIKKVIKDLGFDVLGIK
- a CDS encoding flavodoxin family protein; protein product: MKVLGIIGSPRKNGNTDILVDSVLQGVKEKGFEVEKIYLSDLDFKGCIACEGCRKTCKCVLKDDLEDVYVKLEESDGIVLGSPTYFYNVTWLTKKFLDRLYAYEVFDETDRSVWLSLNEVNGSKYAVTVSICEQETIENMGFTSDAINLTLQSVGWRTVESIKALYLYERGEAQAEYELKERSKKAGVKLAKTIILADKTRSI
- a CDS encoding heavy metal translocating P-type ATPase, which encodes MKITKSQRVLISGIAIVLSLILDRIVNSSLLPDILMIFAAFLSGYPIALNAIRALKYKILGIDALVTLAVIGALIIGEYWEAGAVTFLFMLGNYLESKTLDKTRSAIKSLLDLAPNVAKVIRNGEEIEIDPNEVMEKDIVIVRSGEKIPVDGVVIEGNSHVNQASITGESMPVNKKKEDEAYSGTIIESGYLKIEAQKVGDDTTFARILEMVEEAQDKKAKTQKFLEVFSRYYTPAIMILAIIVYIITKDIRLSLTLLVIACPGALVISTPISIVAGIGNGAKNGILIKGGEIIEKLGKTKVIAFDKTGTLTEGKPKVIKIKSFGISEKELLKLAAKGEIYSEHPLGKSIIQKYDEIIGGNLTAPEDTDIITGHGLKAKIEGKEVLIGNRKLIELNGINISEDIENYIIEEEEKGQTAVIIGDKENILGVISIADTIKEGAKDLIDKLKKQGIKNLIMLTGDNERVANWVANKLGLDGYYAELLPEDKVKILKDLQVESGITVMVGDGVNDAPALASADLGIAVGGVGKDVAMETADVVLMADKLDKLSYALGLSKSTVKNIKQNIYFSIAVVTLLLIGVLVGTVFLSFGMLVHELSVLLVIINAIRLLKYREK
- a CDS encoding LTA synthase family protein, translated to MNKIFKNINLLFYFFVSLLFMEILFRIATIGEIKYQGLMISAIFMLALSIIFFLLSNFLKGWCQSTFASFLLISIGVIYSSQIVYYKFFRTFYSVFSAGNTSQVLEFSKDILNVTQKNIKWILLLLLPSLIVLIFGKKRIISYRVKWFYKLALIGCIITTHVIGLITIFSSEREQYSPYDLYFNNNSINLSVNKLGLITTMRLDLQRLLTGWSPKLRKPNIDIVAYSNKDFKEEKIEYNTMNIDFDDMIDTEKNSTIKEMHNYFNTIKPTSKNEYTGKYEGYNLIFITAESFAPYAVHKDLTPTLYKMINEGYNFTNFYNPIWNVSTTDGEYVACTSLIPKSGVWSFDKSSNNYLPFVMGNQFKKLGYKTLAYHNHSYKYYNRHLSHPNMGYDYKGLGNGLNVKKTWPESDLEMIEKTIPEYIDNEPFHTYYMTVSGHMQYNFFGNQIAHKNKTLVDHLNYSTEAKAYIATQIELDRALKYLLDKLEEKNIADKTLIVLSADHYPYGLKDKTINELSGHKVEKNFEIYKSPLIIYTADMTPITIDKPCSSLDIIPTISNLLGLEYDSRLLMGKDIFSDSDPLVIFLNRSYITDKGRYNAVTKKFIPNKGEVIEKEYTDMISYIIDTKFYYSAKILETDYYNKILNEYKKKSK
- a CDS encoding M20/M25/M40 family metallo-hydrolase produces the protein MDYKKIEEILLDIVNIKSDTGTKLEKDIEKYIYKYISTFEYFKNNKNHYGKLDVNDEFQRKVIWALVKGNGEETIVLLHHHDVVDSLDYGKFKKYAYSPKELKKQYNALEFSQEIKEDLNSSKWYFGRGTADMKAGAAIQLEILKHYSEKINFNGNVLLLSVPDEENLSIGMRKSIGLLNKLKDKFNLKYELLINSEPHTRKEKEIGTIYDGSVGKIMPIVYVKGFKSHIGEIFSGFNPLLILSKIAINIETNMNFSDTDLGEVSPPPTWIYLRDFKENYDVSVPEAAGGYFSILPLKQTPKEILNKIKHICEIAFKESIENLNNNYKIYSKDNKMLSWTPKVKFFNEIYKEAKVNGKEEFEKEYKELIKKIKEDINEGKINIPNSNFILIKKVLEYTKSNDPIVVIGISPPYYPPVSNENLDVNKKISNIKEIVNKKAKEFGESYDLKRYFMGISDLSYTSLIKGEEVVTYIEENTPIWNDIYEIDFENLKQLRIPVINIGPWGKDLHKMTERVYMTDVVNNTPKLIMEVVDKVLSF